CGTACGGGCGGCGACCAGCGCCTGCATCGCTTCGGCGACCTTGACGCTGACGTCGTGACCGAAGGTCGCCGACAGGTTGAGATCCTTCCGCGCCTGCATCAGCTCGGCCATCATCTCGCCGACTTCCGCCACCGCAGCGTCAACCGCAGCTTCGGTTGCGTACAGCTTGGTAGCCACGCGCTTCGCAACAAAAACCTTTTCCACGCCCGCCTCCAGTTAATGAAACACTAATGAAGAAGGTAAACGGAATGTAAACGCGGAGGCAACGCGAAAATGTGCGTTAGCGTTGTTTTGTCGCGCTACTCTCGCAACCGCCGGAAGCGAAACGTTAGGAACATTCAGGCATACTCTCGTTACAAGTGAGTCCTGGGTGCGATGACCACAAAGCGCAACCATAACGTGTCGAGCCACGCGCCTTTGCAGGCGCGAATCGCCGGCGTGGCCCTGGCCACCACGGTGCTGGCGCTGGTCGCCGCGTGCCTGTGCTTCATGCTCCAGCAGTGGAGCGTGGCGCGGCAGGAAGCGCGCGCCAATCACGAGGTGCTCGTGCAGATGGCCGCCGCCGGCGCCGCCGCGCCTCTGGCGGATCACAACATGGTCGGCGTCTACCGGGCCTTGGAGGCCGTGGCCAAGGCGCCCGGCGTCGCCAGCGCGCGCATCATCGACGCCAAGGGCCGGACCGTCGCCCAATTGGGGGAAGTCAATCCGTCCGACGTCGACACCCTGCGCCGACCGATCAAGCTGTCGACCCAGACCATCGGAACGCTGGTGCTGGTGGCCAAGCACCCACGCCTGGCCCAGACCCTGGCCCGCGACCTGGCTCTCACCGGTGCGCTGTTCTTCGGCGCCGCGGGCCTGGCGATCCTGCTGGCCAACAGCCTGGCCCGTCGCCTGGCCGCGCCGATGGAGCGCCTTTCCGACGCGATGCACGAAACCGCGGTCGGCGGCCGCTTCAAGTCGGTGGAGGAGACCGCCGACGATGACGTCTTCCGCAGCCTGACTGAAAGCTTCAACCACCTGGTCGCGCGCCTGGAGTGCAACGACCAGGACCTACGCGGCGCGATGGCCGAACTGGTCAAGGCGCGCGATGACGCCAACACCGCCAACGTCCTGAAGTCGCACTTCCTGGCGAACATGAGCCATGAGATCCGCACGCCCCTGAACGGCGTTCTGGCCATGGCCGACGTGATGGCGATGGACAAGCTGAGCGATGTGCAGCGCGAACGCCTGTCGGTCATCCGCGAATCCGGCGCGGTGCTTCTGGGGGTTCTGAACGACGTGCTCGACCTGTCCAAGATCGAGGCCGGACGCCTGGAGATCGAGGACCGTCCCTTCGACATCGCCCAACTGGCGCAGTCGATCCGCGAGACCTTCGCGCCGCAGGCCCGCGCCAAGGGCTTGGCGTTCGAAGTCGCGGTGGCGCCGGAAGCCCAGGGCCTGTGGCGTGGCGACGCCGATCGCCTGCGCCAGATCCTGAATAACCTGGTCTCCAACGCCCTCAAGTTCACGCTGGAGGGCGCGGTCGCGGTGCGCTTTGCGTCCGCCGAGGACGGCTCGGGCCTGCGGATAGACGTCGCCGACACCGGCATTGGCATCTCGGCCGACATCCTCCCGCGACTGTTCGACAAGTTCGTGCAGGCCGACAGTTCGACCACGCGGCGTTTCGGCGGCTCGGGGCTGGGCCTGGCGATCTGCCGCGAACTCTCCACGCTGATGGGCGGCTCGATCAAGGTGCAGAGCCGCGAAGGCCGTGGCTCGACCTTCACCGTTCTGGTCGCCGTGCGGCGGGAAGAAACCCTGACCGACGTTCACTACATTGACGATGGCGACCCGGTCGCCGTCCAGGCCCCGACTGCGCCGCCCCGCCTGCGCGTCCTGGCGGCCGACGACAATCCGACCAACCAGAAGGTCGTCGCCGCCGTTCTGGCGCCCTTGAGCGCAGAGGTCACCCTGGTCGACGATGGCGCGGCCTGCGTCGAGGCCTGGAAGAGCGGCGACTTCGATATCGTGCTGATGGACATCCATATGCCCGTCGTGGACGGCGTCGAGGCCGCTCGGATGATCCGCGCCCTGGAGCGCGAGGAAAAGCGCTCCCGCACGCCGATCATCGCCGTCACCGCGAACGCGCTGGCCCATCAGGTCGAGGAGTATCTGGCCGTGGGCATGGACGGTCACGTGGCCAAGCCGATCGAGGTCAGCAAACTCTACGAGGCCATCGAGGCTGCGATGGCGAACAAGCGGCTGTCCCACGCGGCCTGACGCACCGGTGGATCGCTCGGCCAGACGCGGCACCAACATGAACGCAACATAACGAGGGTCTCAGAACCGCTTCAGGCGGGACGTGTTTCTCTGCAGTCAACGTCGCTTCCCCCCGCGACGCAGACAGTTCGAAAGGAACCGAACCGATGAAGAAGATCCTGATCCCGATCGTTGCGGTCTCGGCCCTGGCGGCCGCCACCGTTCCCGCCGTGGCTTCGGCCCAGTCGATCAATGAGCGCCAGGACCGCCTGGAGCGCCGTATCGACATGGGCCTGCGCAATGGCTCGCTGACGCGTACTGAGGCCTATCGCCTGCGCGCCGAGCTGCGCGAAACCGCCCGGCTTGAGCACCGCTACCGCTACAACGGCCTGAGCCGTTGGGAACGCGCCGACCTGGATCGCCGCTTCGACCGCATCAGCGCCCAGATCCGCTATGAGCGCCACGATCGCGACTATGGCTACGGCTATGGCTACGGCCACGATCGCGACTATCGCGGCGACCGTCGCTGGTAACCGCGCCTATAAGGAGCCCGGCTCCAGCCGGAGCCGGCTCTCCAGCACCGTCACGCCGCGGCCGCGCAACAAAACGCGCGCGCCGCGGCGTTCGCATTCCAGGTCACCGCCCCGGCCGGGGTAGGCCTGATGAAACTTGAGGACCCCTGCGTTCAGCTTGTCGCCATAGAGCGGCGACAGAATGCAGTGCGCCGAGCCGGTGGTCGGATCTTCGGGAATGCCAAAGCCCGGCGCGAAGAAGCGACTGACCACGGCGTAGGGCGCTCCGGGATCGGCCCGCGCGACCACCACGACCTGCCCGGCGCCGCCGCTGGTCTCACCGCCAATCGCTTTCAAGGCTGAAAAATCGGGACGCAGGGCCCGGACCGTGGCCTCGTCCTCCAGAACCGCGACCAGATAGGCGCCGGCCCACACCTCGCGCGGGGTGACGCCGAGGGCGTCGGCCAAGCCCTCGGGCGCTGCAACCTGGTGGGGCGGATCGGCCGGGAAATCCATCTCCAGCCCGCCGTCCGCCCGCCGAACCGTCAATGGCCCCGAAAGCGTATCGAAGGTCAGCAAGGGCACGTCGACGCCCAGTTCGGCGAACAGCGCATGCGCCGCCGCCAGCGTGGCGTGACCGCAAAGCGGGACTTCCAGTGTCGGGGTGAACCAGCGCAGACCATAACGCGCCGGGTCGGCGGTCTTCAGCAGATAGGCGGTCTCGGCCTGGTTGTTCTCGGCCGCGAGAGCCTGCAGCCAGCCGTCAGCGGGCCATGCCTCGAGCGGCTCGAGCACACAGGCGGGATTGCCCTTGAAGGGCGCGCTGGCGAAGGCGTCGATGGTCCACTGCCGCATGAGGAAGGCTCCCGCGAAATCCAATGGACATCGCTGTTATGCCCGCCGCGACGGCCCCGCAAAGGCTTTATTGTTCCGATGACAATAAGATTGTCCCGATGACAATGAGCCGTCAGGGCTCGATCGAGATTTCCGGCCAGCGCGCCTTGGCCGAGGCCGTGGTCCGCTCCCAGCCGCCCGCCCCTTTCACCCGCAGGGGGTTCGGTCGCAGGCGAAGCGCGAACAGATCCTCCAGCCCGAACGGCGCCCAGACGCTCAGACGGTCGTCGGGCTCGAGCCGCACCCCGACGCAGAAGGCCGTGGCGACAAAGCGCTTCAAGGCCGCGGCGCTGTTCTCCAGCGGCGGGTAGGGCTCGTCGGCGCCGAACTTCTTGTTGAACCAGAGATGCACCCGCGCCTGGTTGCGAACCTCGACAAGGTCGCGCAACGGCGGTTCGAAGGCCGCAGCGACGCGCTTGATGACGACGTCCTCGGCCTCGTAGGAGGTGTCACTGTCGTCGTGATAGGCGACGTCGTAATCCTTGATGCCATAGTCGGGCGCGCGGCCCGTCAGCTGGTTCCAGACCGGCTGGTAGACCGCGCCCGAAAAGACCATCCAGTCGGGCAGGTCGAGCGCGCGAACAGTCTCCAGCACGCGCATCGTCGTCGGAACACCGCGCACGATCTCGATGAAGCGATCTTCAAGGTTCGTGGTCATGCCCGCAGCGTCCAGCCGTGGTCGAGCGGTCCATGGCCAGCGCCCAGCCCCGGCGCTCGCAGCATGGCCTCGTGAACATAGTTCCAGGCCTGGGCGACCGCGTCCTCCAGGCGCAGGCCGCGCGCCAGGCCCGCCGCGCAGGCCGAGGCCAGGGTGCAGCCGGTGCCATGCGTGTGGCGAGTGTCGATGCGTTCGCCCTCGAACGTGGTCTCGCCCGCCGCGGTCATCAGGATGTCGACCACCCGGTCGCCGGCGACGTGGCCGCCCTTCATCAGCACCGCCTGGGCGCCCATCGCCAGCAGGACCTCGCCGGCCCGGCGCAGATCGTCCGTGGTCTCGACGCCAAGACCGGTCAGCGCGGCCGCCTCGGGCGCGTTGGGGGTCAGCAGGGCCGCGCGCGGGATCATCAGGCTCTTGACCGCGCCGATCGCCGCCTCGGCCAGCAGGGGCGCGCCGCCCTTGGCGACCATGACCGGGTCCACCACCGCCGGGACGCCGCCGGCATGATCAAGGCATTGCGCCACGGTCTCGACCACTGCCGCGTCGCCCAGCATGCCGGTCTTGATCGCGTCCGCGCCAATATCGTCCAGCACCGCCCTGGCCTGCGCCGCGATCACGTCCAGGGGAATGGGGTGAACACCGGTGACCCCCAGCGTGTTCTGCACCGTCACGGCGGTGATCGCCGTGGCCGCATAGCCCCCCAGGGCGGTGATGGTCTTGATGTCGGCCTGAATCCCCGCCCCCCCGCCGGAATCCGAACCAGCGATGACGAGAACACGGCCTTTGGGCGCTTGTGACATTCCTGATTCTTAGGCGGGAATCGGGCTCGAACAAAGCGTGATCAGTCCCGCGCCCACAGCTTATGCCGTGCGATCACGGATCGCCGCCAGGACGTCCAGCGCCTGGACCGTCTCGCGCACGTCGTGAACCCGCACGGCCGCGACGCCGGCCTGGGCGCCCGCCAGATGCGCGGCGATCGACCCGCCCAGGCGATCGCTCGCCGCATTAGCCGAGGGGTCGACGCCGGCGATGAAGCGCTTGCGGCTGGCGCCCAGCAGGATCGGATAACCGAGGTCGACGAAGCGCGGCAGGGCGGCCAGCAGGGCCAGATTATGCTCCAGCGTTTTGCCAAAGCCGATGCCGGGATCCAACCAGATCTTCTCGCGCGCCACGCCGGCCGCCATCGCCGTGAACGCGCGGGCCAAGAGAAACGCCTCGACCTCGGCGACCACGTCGTCATAGCGGGGCGCGTCCTGCATCGTGCCGGGCTGGCCCAGCATATGCATCAGCACCACCTCGCACCCCAGGTCGGCGGCGACCTCCGGCGCCTCCGGCGAGAAGCGCAGCGCGGTCACGTCGTTCCAGATCGTCGCCCCGGCCTTGATCGCCGCGCGGGCCACGCCGGGCTTCATGGTGTCGATCGAGATCGGGATGTCGCTGGCCTTGCGGATCGCCTCGATCAGCGGGACCACCCGCAGGATCTCATCGAACTCCGAGACCGGCGCCGCGCCCGGCCGGGTGCTCTCGCCGCCGATGTCCAGGATGTCCGCGCCCTGCGCGATCAGCCGTCGCGCATGCTCGACCCCGTCGGCGGCCGACAGGAACTGGCCGCCGTCCGAAAAGCTGTCGGGCGTGACATTGACGATGCCCATGACACGAGGGCGAGTTGGCGCGGTCATGAGGGCGTTCTAAGCCCTTGCGGCCCCGGCGTCATGCCTGACGGCGTCAGCCCGAGCGGCCCATCTTGCGGCACACGTTTTGGACGCGAACAGCCACGTCAAGCCCGCCGTCTCTATCGTTCTGCGCCAGCGAGAGCGCTCGGTCGCATCGGCCCTCGTTGATCAGGGAGGCCAACTGACGCGCCAGCACCCATCGACTCGCCTGAGTGACCGAGCGATCAGGCGGTCCTACGGCCAAGGCCGGATCGGACGGGCCCTTCGGCGTGGTCAGCGGAGCGTAGGAAGGATCGGCGCGAGACTGGGCGACAGCTTGGCCTCCAGCGGTGATGACCAGGAGGACGGCGAGAAGCGTGGGACTGGCATGGCGCACCGCAAACTCCCCCAAGGCTAAAACGACAATCGCACAGGTCGTATTCTTCGGCGAGAATATCCGAAGTAGAAGCGGCTGTCTGCGTGAAATCGGGCTTGGCCTTATCGTCTCTCGCGCTCTACGCCTCGCGCAGCATCCGGTCGACCCGGCCGGCCAGATCGCCGATCGCGAACGGCTTGGTCAGCACCTCCATGCCCTGTTCGATATGGCCGTGGTTGAGCACCGCGTTCTCCGCGTAGCCGGTGATGAACAGCACCTTGAGGTCGGGCAGCACCGCCCGGGCGCCGTCGGCGACCTGTCGTCCGTTCAGCCCGCCCGGAAGGCCCACGTCCGTGATCAGCAGGTCGATCCTGCGGCCAGATTGCACGAGGCGCAGGCCCGACGCGCCGTCCGGCGCCTCCAGGCAGGCGTAACCCAGCTCGGCCAGAGCGTCGACGACCAGCATCCGCACCGTCGGCTCGTCGTCGACGACGAGCACGGTCTGGCCGGCATGGGCCTGTGAGGTCGCGGCGATCGGGGCTTCGTCCTCAACCTCCTCCTCGCCCAGGTGTCTTGGCAAATAGAGACAGACGATCGTCCCGTGCCCCACCTCTGAATAGATCCGCACGTGCCCGTGCGACTGGCGGGCGAAGCCGTACACCATCGACAACCCAAGGCCCGTGCCCTGGCCAAGCGGCTTGGTGGTGAAGAACGGGTCGAACACGCGCTCGAGCGTCGCCTTGTCGATGCCTGTCCCGGTGTCGCTGACGCTGACCGACACATACTGGCCCGGATCGAGCCCCTGCTCGCGGGCGGCGCGCTCGTCCAGCCAGCGGTTGCGCGTCTCCAAGGTGATTCTGCCACCGTCGGGCATCGCGTCGCGCGCGTTGATGCACAGGTTCAACAACGCGTTCTCGAGCTGGTTGGCGTCCACCAGGGTCGGCCACAGACCCGCCCCTGCGATCATCTCGACATGGATCGACGGCCCGACCGTGCGCCGCACCAGCTCCACGAAGTCCGCCATCAGACGGTTGATGACGACCGGGCGCGGCGCCAGCGTCTGGCGGCGAGAGAAGGCCAGCAGCCTGTGTGTCAGCGCCGCCGCGCGCCGCGCCGCGCCCTGCCCGGCCGCCAGATACCGATCGACATCCGCCGCCCGCCCCTGGGCCAGTCGCGAGGCGATCATCTCGAACGCGCCTGAGATGCCCGCCAGCAGGTTGTTGAAGTCGTGCGCCAGCCCCCCGGTCAGCTGTCCGACGGCCTCCATTTTCTGCGCCTGGCGCAGCGCCTCTTCGGTGCGCTCACGCTCGGTGAGGGCCTGGGCGATCCGGCTCTCAAGCGTCTCATTGAGCCCGCGAAGCTCTGCCTCGGCGCGCTTGCGGGCGGTGACGTCCTGGAACAGCACCGCCACCTGCTTCAACTCCGGGGGCTCAATGCGGAACGACGACAGCTCCAGATGACGGCCGGTCGCCACCAGCTCCTGCTCGAAGCGGATCGGCTCGCCCGTCCGCAGCACCGCGCCGTACCGGGCCACCCAGGCGTCGGCCTCGTCCGGCACCATGGCGCGGAGCGTCTGGCCCACGACGTTGGGGATGCCCGCGTGCCGCTCATAGGCGGCGTTGGCCATGATGTGGATGTAGTCGCTGTCAGGGCCGTGCGGACCGTCGAAGAACTCGATGACGCAGAACCCTTCGTCCATCGACTCGAACAGGGCCTGATAGCGAAGCTCGTCGGCGCGATGCGCGCGCTCCTGGCGCACGCGCTCGGTGATGTCGTTGCAGAGGATCAGGACGCCGCGAACCGCGCCGTCCTCGTCCCGGACCGGAGAGAGCATCAGGTTGCACCAGGCGGCCTCGCCGTTCTGGCGCGTAAACGCGACATACTCCCGAACAAGGCTCTCGCCGGCCCTGGCCGACTCCAGCATCGGCAGGGCGTCGGGGACCGGGAAGACCTCCGCGAACGACGCCCCCAGGGCATTGGGCGCGAGCAGACCGCGCGCCGCGTCGTTGTGCAGAAGAACCCCGTCCTGGCCCCAGGCCAGCAACGACGGAATGGGCGAGGCCAGCATCAGCCCGGCCACCGTTCGGAGCGCAGGAGACCAGGCCTCAAGCGCGCCGAGGGCCGTCGCGGACCAGTCGCGCGCGGCGATGATCTCGGCCATCGGGCCGCCGACGTTCAGAAAAGCCGGCCGCCCCGGGCGGTCTGAAGAGCCTGCCGGCTCGTCGGTCGCGGACAAGGTTTCCAACGGCGGCGTCCCCCTCGGCCGCGCCTGACGGCCAAGCTTCTAACGGGCGTTACGGCCCATGGTTGCACGTCCTCGCCAGAATCCGAGCAAGAAAAAAGCCGGCCCTTTCGAGCCGGCCTTTTCCTGACCTCCAGCCCTCGCCCGTCAGGCGGTGACGCTGGCGCCCGCGCTCGGCGACAACGGCACCAGCGACGGCGCGATGACGGCCGTAGCCGCTTCCTCTTCCTCGCGCTTGGGCGGAACGCCCTTCAGCACGCCGGCGATCTCCTCGCCCGAGAGGGTCTCGTATTCCAGCAGCGCCTTGCCCAGGGTGTGCAGATCGTCGATCTTCTCGGTCAAGATGCGGCGGGCCTCGTCGAGGCCGTACTGCACCAGACGCTTGACCTCGCTGTCGATCAGGCGGGCGGTCTCTTCCGAAACGTTCTGGGTGCGGGCGACCGAGTGGCCCAGGAACACCTCGTCCTGGTTATCGCCATAGGCCACCGTGCCCAGCACGTCGGAATAGCCCCAGCGGGTGACCATGTTGCGCGCCAGATCGGTGGCGGCCTTGATGTCGCTGCTGGCGCCAGAGGTGATGTTCTCCTTGCCGAAGATCAGCTCCTCGGCCACACGGCCGCCCATCATGATAGCCAGACGGCTGGTCATCTGCTGGTACTTCATCGAGTAGCGGTCGCCTTCCGGCAACTGCATGACCATGCCGAGAGCCCGGCCGCGCGGGACGATGGTGGCCTTGTGCACCGGGTCGGCCAGCGGGACGTTCAGCGCCACGATGGCGTGGCCGCCCTCGTGATAGGCCGTCAGCCTCTTCTCTTCTTCGTTCATGGCCATCGAACGGCGCTCGGCGCCCATCATGACCTTGTCCTTGGCCTGCTCGAAGTCCTGCATGGTGACCATGCGGCGGTTCTTGCGGGCGGCCATCAGGGCGGCTTCGTTGACGAGGTTGGCCAGATCCGCGCCCGAGAAGCCCGGGGTGCCGCGCGCCAGGGTCTTGACGTCGACGTCGGCGGCCAGCGGCACGTTCTTCATGTGCACGCGGATGATCTTCTCGCGACCGGCGACATCCGGGTTCGGCACCACGACCTGACGGTCGAAGCGGCCCGGACGCAGCAGGGCCGGGTCCAGAACGTCGGGACGGTTGGTGGCGGCGATCAGGATGATGCCTTCATTGGCCTCGAAGCCGTCCATCTCGACCAGCAGCTGGTTCAGGGTCTGCTCGCGCTCGTCGTTGCCGCCGCCCAGGCCCGCGCCGCGATGGCGACCGACAGCGTCGATTTCGTCGATGAAGATGATGCAGGGGGCGTTCTTCTTGGCCTGCTCGAACATGTCGCGCACGCGGCTGGCGCCGACGCCGACGAACATTTCGACGAAGTCCGAACCGGAGATGGTGAAGAACGGCACGCCCGCTTCACCCGCGACGGCGCGGGCGATCAGGGTCTTACCCGTACCAGGAGGGCCGACCAGCAGGGCGCCCTTGGGGATCTTGCCGCCCAGGCGCTGGAACTTGGCCGGGTCCTTCAGGAAGTCGACGACCTCCTGCAGTTCTTCCTTGGCCTCGTCGACGCCGGCGACATCCTCGAAGGTGATGCGGTTCTTGTTCTCGGTCAGCAGCCGGGCCTTGGACTTGCCAAAGCCCATGGCGCCCTTCGCCCCGCCCTGCATCTGGCGCATGAAGAACAGCCAGACGCCGACGACCAGCAGGATCGGCAGCAGCTGGACCAGGATGGCCAGGAAGCTGATCGAGCCGCTCTTGAACTTCACGTCCGCGTTCTTGGCCACCATGCGGTTGACCAGTTCCTCGGAGTTCATCGGCGCGTTGACCGTCAGGGTCTTGTTGTCGGCGGTCTTGGCCAGCACCGTCTGGCCGGCGATCTCGGCCGACTTGATCTTGCCGGCGTCGACATCCTTGAGCAGCTGAGAATAGCTGATTTCACCGCCGCTTTTCGTGCGCGAGTTCTGGCTGACGACGAACACGCCGCCCAGCACCGCCACGATCACCAGCCAGATGGCCAGGTTTCTGAAATTCATACGCCTTGTCTTCCCAGCGAGTAGGGTCTTCCCGAATAGGGCTCTCGACCACCCAAGATAGGGGGTCGCGGGCGCTTGCGCCACGGACGTGACATCAGGTCACGGATTCTTGGTCGAAAAGGCCAATGGCGGCCTTGAACCGATCCAGAACCAGGGCGCGCGCGCCGGCTCCTCCTTCGACCGCACGCTCGGGGACGTCAAGCGCGAGGGACCCCGTATCCGCCCCGTCTCGCTCCAGCAGCAGGGGCAAGGACGGCCGGGCCGCCGCCGGGATCTCGGAGAGTCGCGCGCGCTGCCCGGCGGTCAGGGTCGACGCCCGCCCCTTCAGCGGCGCCACCGTCACCGGGACATCGCCGGCCGTGATCTCCCAGCGGCCGTCCCACACGCCGGTCTCGCGGGGCGCCAGATCCAGCCGCGCAAGACCGCCGCGCGCGATCTCGCCGGCGTCGCGGCAGATCAGAAGCTCCGCTGTCGCTTCGATACGCGCGCCTGCAAGGGTCGCGGTGAAGCGCTCGCCCGAGCGCAATCGCTCGACCAGCCGCGTCAGGCGCTCCCCCCTCGGCGGACGCTCGGTTCCGCCGGCGCAGAGCAAGGCCGCCGCCAGGTGGATCGGCGCTGCTTCGCGGGTCAGCCGGATCGCGCCGGCGGCGTCGACGGTGACGCGCGGCGGCGGAACGGGCTCGCTATCGACCGGTGACGGCGCGCCGGTCCCCCGCGCGCGGGCGCGAGCGCGGGCATAGCGCGGGTCCAGATTGGCGGGATCGTCCAGCCAGGTATCGCCCTCGGCCGCCAGGCGCTCTCGAATGTCCGTGCGCGTGAGGGACAGCAGCGGACGAAGCACCATCACGCCGCGCCCCTCGGGCCACACGGGCGACGGCGCCCATTCCCGAGGATTGGAGACCGATGAGCCCTCCGCGCGCATCGCCACGCCTTCGGCCAGATCGCTGGCGGTGTGGCCCAAGAGCAGGACACGGGCGCCGGCCTCCCGGGCGGCGGTCGCCAACAGCGCGTGGCGGGCGCGCCGGGCGGCGGCCGGCAGCCCCGTCGTCGGCTTCGCGCCGGTCCAGGCCAGGGCCTTCGCCCTGGCGCCCAAGGCCTCAGCCTTGGCGACGGCCTCGGCCGTCCAGCGGGCGCTGTCGGGGTGCAACTGGTGATCGACGACGAGCGCCAGGACAGGCCGGCCCTGCGCCCAGTTCAGCACCGCCTTCAGCAGGAACAGGGAGTCGCCGCCGCCGGAAAAGCCAACGGCCAGCGGCGCGGTCGACGCCCTATCCAGGCGGCGGTCGAGGACCTCAACAATCCCCTCTCGCATCGAGAGAGGGGTTCGGGTCTCTAGGAACACTTGGCCGCGACGCGGGTGGACGTCGCCCGCGCGTTCACCTGGGCCGGGGCCTTGGGATAGCGCTTGGACAGCTCGTCCAGGGTGCGACACGCCTCGGCCGTCTTCTTCAGCGCCACCATCGAGCGGGCGAGCTTGAGCGTCGCGTCCGGCGCCCAGCTGGTCTGGGGCCAACCCCGGATCGCGCCGATATAGTTGCCGGCGGCGTCGGTGTAGGCCTCGCGCACGAACTGCGTCTCGCCCAGCCAATAGCGGGCTTCCGGCGCCTTGGCGCTGTCTGGATAGTTGTTCACATAGGCCGCGAAAGCCTGTTCGGCGTTGGCGTAGTCGCCCGCCAGCAGCAGATCCTTGGCCTGCTTGAAGGCCACGGCCGGGTCAGCCGGGGGCGCGGGAGGCGGCGGGAGGTCGCCCGCGCCGGCGCTCGACGCCTGGACGGTCGAGGCGGCCTGCAGGTCGGCCAGGGTGCGTTCGACCGCCGCCAGACGCTGCTCCAGCGAGTCCGCCCGCGCCTTTTGATCGGCGGCGGTGCGCTGGGCCTTGGTCAGTTCGAAGGTCACGGCCTCGTTCTGGCCGTTCAGACGGGTGAGCGTCTGTTCCAGATCGGAGACGCGATCATTCAGCGCCGCGATCTGCGCGTCGGTCTCGGCCGGCTGCACGACGACGGGCTTTCCGGTGTCGCGCCCCTGGAACACGATCGCGCGCAGTTCGCGCACGACCTTTTCCATCCGCTCCACGCGCTTGGCCGAGCGGTCGTCCAGCGGGTCGGCGGGCGGCAGCGGGGTCTGGGCCGCCGCGACGGCGGCGGTGGAGGCGAACAGGACGGCGAGCAGGGCGGATTTCAGCGTCATGGCCGTGATTTACCGATAGAGCCGAGACAAAACTAGGGCGGCTTCCCGTTTGAGAAGCCGCCCTGTCTGAATGCGTCTTAGCGAGCGCCGTCCGTGATGGCCGTGCGGCCGTTCCGGTTCTTGGCCCAGGCCTCTTCGCTCGAACCCGGATCGATCGGACGTTCCTTGCCGAACGAGATGGTCTCGATCCGCGCGCCCGAAACGCCCTGGGCGATCAGGAAGTCACGCACGGCGTTGGCGCGGCGAGCGCCGAGCGCCAGGTTGTACTCGCGCGTGCCGCGTTCGTCGGCGTTGCCTTCGATGCGGACGCGAACGCCCGGATAGCGGTTCAGCCACTGGGCCTGACCGGCCAGAACCGGCTGGGCGTCGGCGCGGATCACGTACTCGTCGGTGTCGAAATAGACCCGGTCGCCGATATTGACGACGAAGTCCTGCACCGAGCCCGGCAGAATGCCGCTGGTCACCGGCGGCTGGGCCGGCGGCGTGTAGGGGGTCGGCTGCGTGGGCTGCGGCTGCGCCGGCGGGGTGACGGGCTGGGGCTTCGGACGCGAAGCGCAGGCGGCGAGCGAGGCGGCGGCCAAGCCGACGAGCGCCAGTCTAACGGCGCGCTGGGTGTCGAAGCTCATCCAGTTTCTCCTCAAGTCTACGAATTCTGGACCTGATCCATACCCGCGCAACGCTTGGATTGGACCCTCTAAATGTCTGACTAAGCCTCACAATGATGTCAGATGCGCGTCAGACGATGCAGATTCACTTACAAAGGGAAATAAGCGCCGCCGCGACCATCCTCAACCGGGAACGCACGGCTCCGGTTGAGGTTGCGCGAGCGCTTGGCGTCTAGTCCAGAAGCGGCGACCAGGCCGGGTCGGACGCGGAACCGCCATAAGCGGCCGGACGGAGAATCCGGCCGGTGATGTCGACCGTCCAAAGCCTCGGGTTGCCGCTGGCGCCTTCCCGGAAGAACATCAGCACCCGGCCGTTGGGCGCCCAGGTGGGACCTTCGTCCAGATAGCTGGTGGTCAGCAGGCGCTCGTCGCCGCCGTCCG
The DNA window shown above is from Caulobacter sp. FWC26 and carries:
- the tilS gene encoding tRNA lysidine(34) synthetase TilS, which translates into the protein MREGIVEVLDRRLDRASTAPLAVGFSGGGDSLFLLKAVLNWAQGRPVLALVVDHQLHPDSARWTAEAVAKAEALGARAKALAWTGAKPTTGLPAAARRARHALLATAAREAGARVLLLGHTASDLAEGVAMRAEGSSVSNPREWAPSPVWPEGRGVMVLRPLLSLTRTDIRERLAAEGDTWLDDPANLDPRYARARARARGTGAPSPVDSEPVPPPRVTVDAAGAIRLTREAAPIHLAAALLCAGGTERPPRGERLTRLVERLRSGERFTATLAGARIEATAELLICRDAGEIARGGLARLDLAPRETGVWDGRWEITAGDVPVTVAPLKGRASTLTAGQRARLSEIPAAARPSLPLLLERDGADTGSLALDVPERAVEGGAGARALVLDRFKAAIGLFDQESVT
- the ybgF gene encoding tol-pal system protein YbgF encodes the protein MTLKSALLAVLFASTAAVAAAQTPLPPADPLDDRSAKRVERMEKVVRELRAIVFQGRDTGKPVVVQPAETDAQIAALNDRVSDLEQTLTRLNGQNEAVTFELTKAQRTAADQKARADSLEQRLAAVERTLADLQAASTVQASSAGAGDLPPPPAPPADPAVAFKQAKDLLLAGDYANAEQAFAAYVNNYPDSAKAPEARYWLGETQFVREAYTDAAGNYIGAIRGWPQTSWAPDATLKLARSMVALKKTAEACRTLDELSKRYPKAPAQVNARATSTRVAAKCS
- the pal gene encoding peptidoglycan-associated lipoprotein Pal; the encoded protein is MRRNWMSFDTQRAVRLALVGLAAASLAACASRPKPQPVTPPAQPQPTQPTPYTPPAQPPVTSGILPGSVQDFVVNIGDRVYFDTDEYVIRADAQPVLAGQAQWLNRYPGVRVRIEGNADERGTREYNLALGARRANAVRDFLIAQGVSGARIETISFGKERPIDPGSSEEAWAKNRNGRTAITDGAR